A window of Gossypium hirsutum isolate 1008001.06 chromosome D13, Gossypium_hirsutum_v2.1, whole genome shotgun sequence genomic DNA:
TAGATATTGTcgtatattttgtaatttataatttgtaatttataatatataattttaagttgtttctatttaaaattttaataaaacaaaaaaatcttaaatattgaacaaaaaaataaactttataaaaattaaaaataatttgggtGGGTATAGGGGCGAAGCCACAAAATATTGTTGGAAGGtcaaaattaatttgtatatttttatgataataaaatataattttaccatttaataGTCCATGtctttataatatttaaacaattaaattaaatatttatatttttaaatcactAATGTAAAAATTTACTATTGATGCGGCCTTAGGACCTGATGAGCAGAGCTGGTGTGGCGAATCCCAAGGTCCGCCGAGCTTCGACTAGTGAGGAATCAACGTAGCAACAACGCCAACCAACACCCTTGTGAGCAAGGGAGAGGAGAAGCACTTCAAGCCaaaaagaaacaacaaaagaGACCCAAGAGGCGGTTGAATAACCAAAGCTTGGGATGGGCAAAAAAATGTTGGTGAATTAATTAGACactaaattaagaaattattagaagtttttttttaattacaaaggGCATTTTTATctctttactttttttatataaaatctataaaaattaacttaaaataaatttataaaaaaatacttaaaattaagACACCATGGCATTTAAAGTTATACcatttcaacaaaaattaaaatgaggTTTTCTCATCAACCAACAATTCAATAGAGTTAAACcgaaatacatattaaaaaataaaccttCCTAATTTCTCTTTAATTAATCGAAGTGTAAGGGAAATGAATTAACTCATAAGAATTGATAGTTAAGCTTAAGCAATACAGCTTCACAAAGACCTATAAATATAAGTTTGGAGTAAATTAACACCATTCtccattattttcttttgatatcTTCACCAACCTAaaacattgaaaaatattttaaagaatgAGTGTGATATTTGGTAATAATTTTATAGGGTTGCAACCCACCAACATTGTAACCTACTACAAGTAAATCCcaataactttttataaatatacaTTCACCTTAATTTTTCTCACAGTTTAagagtaaataaatgaaaaataaaccaAGTGGCGACGAATGAAACAGACCATGGCAGTAACGAAGAGCGGCTGTCAAATGCTAGTTATTACTGATTGACGAGGTCTTGAATCGCCTGTTAATCACAATTATTATAAATCAAGTGATAAATCGGgtcttataattaaaaatataataagaacgaaaatgataattataaaatataaaatcaaaacgTGTACATTGTTGtactttataattataaaatgataaCAAGGAATACTTATATTTGAATGTATGACATATGCCATCTATTTTTTTCATCTATAAAATGGATGGGATTTATTAACTTAAcccaattttatatttttaaaaattaatacttATCATATAAGTAGTAATATTTTTGGAGGCCACTGAATACAATGCAGCTATAAGGTCCTGGCTGTCTTTAAAGTTAAAACAGTTCCCTTCCACATTACGTTCCTCTTTCTTTTATGGGTTCTCACCGGAAAATCGTTTCCGGTTCCGACTAGCCACCGAAGGAAACAACGGCAACTTAAAAGAAAACCATTTCTTTCCTcattgttttactactaaaatccCATCATGCCGGTCGTGAATTTTGTCTGTGTTTTTTTAGTTTCAGTTGTGATGTTTAATTCGAGAGTAAGCTCAGAACCGGTTGAAGACAAGCAAGCTCTACTTGCTTTCATTTCGGGAATTAGACATGCCGACCGGGTTAAATGGAATTCATCGACCTCAGCCTGTGATTGGTTCGGTGTTCAATGCGATGCCAACCGGTCTTTCGTCTACACTTTACGGCTCCCCGGTGCGGCCCTCATCGGTTCGATTCTGCCCAATACAATCGGTCGGTTGAACCGACTTCGAGTTTTAAGTCTACGAGCAAACCGTTTGTCCGGTGAGATCCCTGCCGATTTCTCCAATTTGACTCAGCTCCGTAGCCTTTATTTGCAAGGTAACGAGTTCACCGGTCCGTTCCCACCTAGTGTGACTCGTTTAACTCGTTTGACTCGCCTTGATCTTTCTTCTAATAATTTCACCGGTCCAATTCCTTTGGGTGTCAACAGTTTGACTCAGTTGACCGGACTCTTCTTGCAAAATAACAAGTTTTCCGGTTCTCTCCCGAGCATCGACTCGGACGGTTTAAACGATTTCAATGTGTCTAACAACAACCTTAATGGTTCAATTCCCGATTCGTTATCTAAATTCCCCGAATCTTCATTCGCCGGAAACATTGGGCTTTGCGGCGGTCCACTCCCGCCATGTAACCCATTTCCTCCATCTCCATCTCCGACCGAGCCCATTCCGCCCACAACTTCCGGTCAAAGCTCGAAAAGCCTTCCCACCGGCGCCATCATTGCCATTGCCTTGGGGTCAGCAATTGTTGCGTTACTGTTATTACTATTCCTCATTATCTGCCTCCGTAAATGGAAACGGAAGTCACCAAGGCGGCAGAAGGCGATACCATCGACGACACATGCAAGTCCGGAGGAGGAGGCGGGGACTTCCTCGTCGAAAGATGATATAACCGGAGGCTCAACGGAAATCGAAAGGATGATGAATAATAAGCTCGTGTTCTTCAAAGGTGGCGTTTACAGTTTCGATTTGGAGGATTTGATGAGGGCGTCGGCTGAAATGTTGGGAAAAGGCAGCACCGGAACGTCGTACAAGGTGGTTTTAGCGGTGGGGACGACGGTGGCAGTTAAACGGTTGAAAGACGTGGCGGTTAGTAAACGAGAGTTCGTAATGAAGATGGGAATGTTGGGTAAAATCATGCATGAAAACGTGGTTCCTTTGAGAGCGTTTTATTATTCCGACGAGGAGAAATTGCTGGTTTATGATTACATGCATGGTGGTAGCTTGTTTGCGCTGCTTCAAGgtaaattatttcattattttgctCCTTGCGGCtcatatttgaaaagaaaaaaaataggtattttttgagcttattattatttttaaaattaaaaaatgtattttttaataatttaataataaaataattactttatattaattaaatattctagTATCTGtgtcatatatatattatcatactTCATATTCTCTTAATTATAAGTTCAAGTgagtaaatttttaattataatgtaataacTTTATAGGTAGCAGAAACTCGGTTCGTACACCGTTAGAATGGGACCACCGGATAAAAATAGCCCTAAGCGTGGCTAGAGGCCTCGCGCACCTCCACAGTTCACAAAACATGATCCACGGCAACATTAAATCTTCCAACATCCTTCTCCGACCAGACCACGAAGCCTGCATCTCAGAGTTTGGTCTTAACTCTCTTTTCAACACCAACACTCCACCTAGTCGCATCGGGGGTTACCAAGCACCTGAAGTAATTCAAACCCATAAAGTTACGGTGAAATCAGACGTTTATAGTTTCGGGGTGTTATTATTGGAATTATTAACCGGTAGGGCACCAATCCAACCATCAATAACTGAAGAAGGGTTTGATCTTCCGCGTTGGGTCCAATCCGTGGTTCGGGAGGAATGGGCCGCCGAGGTGTTTGACGCAGAGTTAATGGCATACCACAACATCGAGGAAGAAATGGTGCAAGCGTTACAGATTGCAATGGTTTGTGTCTCAACAGTGCCCGATCAAAGACCCGTCATGTCGGAAGTGGCACGTATGATCGGAGATATGATCGATAGAGGGGGAACAAATGGCGGTACGGCAGCCGCCATATGATCCGCTAAACAATGAAACAAAATTCAAAGTGTGTTGACCTTGAGAAGCCAACAATGGAGTTGAaagtttcaattaaaaaaaaaaatcaattccatTTGCAGGCCATCTATAAAACGTTAAATgcttgtatttgatttattttaattaattaattaattttttttaattgagagTTGGAAAGGTCGGCTAATGTACAAAGTGGAACCCCGGTCGTGCACTGGTTGATGGGTGATTACTGATTAGttcatgattttattattttaacactTAATTAATCTAATTAGAATCTGTTTCAAGGATGGAATCAACACCGTTCAAGACCAGATCAGAGGCCTGGAGATGTTACGCGTGGCGAAATGGTGAGCTGGCTAGGCCGgctttttgtctttttcttttatttaatttctagaaaaaaaGAAATGTGAAACAAAATAGGGTGGAGgggaaatttgaaaaaataaaataaaaatctattttttgtgGTGTTCAggttactttttatttaatttagatggatttcagttttttttatttaaaagatgaatactataattaattgaataaagtCGAATACATTCGAGtatcaatttatataaattataagtgattttttttttcaaattttattttaatttgagtttCATCATATTAGATTTATTCTTATTTAAGTATATTCTAATTTAAGTTTAGTTGTATTTTGTAATGGTTTATCGTGATTATAGCTATCCAGGTGTGTAttgtttataattataattttatttgtatttataatttttttaaaaatgtgtttaATTGCAATTGCAATtacaatttcaaatatatataaattaatatgtatatctaaaatagtgaaaaaaatcttaaattttttctttctttttacgcgatttgcttcttcttttttgttttgtttagcaACAGTATCAACATTTTAGCTAGCTATCGCTCGCCTTTTTCTTCCTCCCACCAACCCTCTCCGTCAtttttcttctcattcactttATGTCGTGGCAGAGCCAAAAGGGGTTGGTAGGGACCCCGACcgccttaaaatagaaaattttctatttaggccctttataatttataaaattttaaattagtaatagtaaaattataatttagccccccaaaaataataaaaatttgatttaattcgttaaaaattataaaaataaattattaaaatgatgaaattatatttttattatcgtaaaaatatacaatttaattctcaCCCCCCAAAAAATTCATTTTGGCTCCGCCACTAACTCCATGTATCTTCTCTCTTTTTAGTTTGCAAATATATTTTGTGGGTACCTTTATTGttttcacaagttgtgatggacaaATGATGATGCTTGTCGTTATTGAAACTCCACCAGCCATCAGCTGTTTCTCTTGAAAAGTAGGTAGCTCTTCCTTGGTTTCCTAATCTTTTTCTATTTTGAGAggattttagaataataaatgatttcatgagTTAATTTGGACTcttgttgtcttaagttttatatattttttatttttattattttcccttGTTTAATAAGTCTTCGCTTTTAAAAATTGTTATCATCGTTAACAAAGTTTTGGCTTCAAGCAAAATGTTAGAGCTAATACGGATATAAACCACAAAAACACATTATGAACtcaataaaaattcatataatatgaatataaaaatattttaaacacaattATAAGACAAGAAAATATACTTAATTGCTAAATCTACGAAATagaaacataaatatattttgagCTTTTACAAGGATTTAACTTTTGTGtgattcatgaaaaaaaaaacttataacaGAAACCTCAATCcaattaatttatgcatttatctataatgaatatattttaatctcatttcgaattctaatattatttttataatatttttatccaaattaaaacttttttttaaataaatagttgTCTAAAATAGCCAAATAGGCATATTGGGCATTGGATTCTGCATATACAACTGGGTAATTTATTCCCATTACAACTCACCTAATCTTTGTGTTTTTCACCCCACAAACACACTTCACCTAAACTCTTTTAAGGTGCCATATAACTTAGGCtttggcatatatatatacacactattttataaatatgtttagtttgaagtaaataataatttttttatgtaaaaaaattcattcgttaaatatatattaatataaacattattttagatcaatatgatagagacatcggattaattcaaaattttatatgtatgacGAGTATAATTATAACATGAAATTCAATAGTTAGATTCTTAAATGATCaatcataaaaaaaagttatttaagGGTGTAACcatgttaattttatattaatgtaattGCATTCATGTGTACACTCAATAATAATTTTCCATGCTGTTGGTTATTGTGTTAATTTTGTTAGTACGATGTttaaaatacttataattttatctcaaacctttaaaaatgaaaaatatcacGTGTTTAAACACATTTGAGCTCAAGAGTGTGACTAGAGGGAGCAAGTAGATCAGTTTCAATCCCTTATCGATAATGAGTTGCTGATTTTGTCCCTGTCTGAACCCTCCTCCTTCAAATTGTTACAATATCAATAATAACCCGaatcaacattaaaaaaaatcatacatttaaaatatattagaatAATTATGTTACCATAAATATACATTGAATGTGACCATATGAGTCATTGAAAATCTCACCAATCTCATATTTGATGTAATTTATGATAattcatttaaatcaaataaaatgagTGGAGGGGTTTGATTGAAACAATAATAAGGTGAAACACTGAATAAGGGAAGGTGGTTGAACATCATCTAATTCCTAagaacaaattaataaaatataaatgtcaATGAATTACTATACAGAAAAACCACAAAATTACAGCCTAAACCATTAATCTCATTTTGTCTTTTCATTggatttggattttattttattcagcTGTTTGAATTTGGATGCTAACTACATTTCTTAATATAATATATgacataaatatgaaaataataataatgaagagCGGTGtaatatgaattattaatatatttaaaatttataaatacatgtagattgagtcttaatttgattgATATCGGTATTGTTGTCAGTATAAGAGAATGTGCGTTAAAGcacattatctttttatttaagagttggaGAAAGGCTCCATGAGTTCGAgttgttttataatatattttttttcaataaataaagcTGAAATTAGTTAAagcattaatttattattaatccAAATATAATCAAAGGTATTAAGCTGTTCTGTGGCAGCTGCATTTGTTAAGGTTTGGGAGAAATTTTTAGAGTTGACAAACATATTATTTAGTTTATatagttattttaaaattaataaaaatatatacatttggaATGAATCTGAATAAATTATTATTcagatttatttaaatttagataaCTGATTGTCCAGATTCATTCTATATGAGTGTAAAagttaaaaccataaaaaaaatttaaaattataaagagattcaaatatgtaaaagattaaaaaaattataaaaaattaattaaagcgCACATTTAGAATGAACCAGAGCCGTCCTCGGGTGTCTTCTTGTAGTGCTACGTGCTGCGTCGGGTGAGGGTATAACAAcactaatcaattaaaattatgtataatcgacaaaaaatatttattgtgattaatttcttttattttctcatttttaaaattgatagggactaaattgctcaAAATTATTGAGAAGGACCAATTTTCTCACCATCAAAATTGAGAGGGACCGGAGATATGTTTTTACCAATCTACATAAAAAGCCCTtcaatatattgaaatttaatttcaCTTGCAAATTGTGTCATCAGGCGTTTGTAGTCCAACGGTTAGGATAATTGCCTTCCAAGCAATAGACCCGGGTTCGACTCCCGGCAAACGCATTTGAAATTTTTCACCTTTTTTCCTTGTTCTCTGAAGGTGGTAACTGGTGAGTTAGTGTTTGGTGGATGAAAACATGAGGGCCATTTGCCTACCAAAACGAAATCACACACAAAGAGAAGCATTTGTGATATTCGAAAGAGTTTGCTAAATTCTGTAGTATAACCCCCCACCTCTACACATCTAACCTTCTAACAATTTCTCCTTTTTTCTATTCATCAAAGCTTCACCATTTAATTTCTCTAAGGAGAGAGATGAAAAAAGAGTAGGGAGTGTGAAAATGGTTGAATGATTTACGTAATAATTTTCAAATGTAAACAtcatatgaataaaataatagttGCTCTTACTCTTTATATTTCTTTAGGTGCTCGACGTTAGTATCCCAATAAATATTCAAATCCATAATAAGTCTTTAATAAGTTATGTGTTATGGTTTTAGAGACGAGCCATGAATTAGTTGTGTATTGGAGTTGATTTTGAGATAGAAGTGTTTAAACCACTTTCAACTTATAAGTTACTGTTTATCGacaaaattataaagtaaaaagtTTGAAGTTAAAAATACATCTTCCATCATAACACTGTAGAATAAAGTTATCTTTAGtataaattttctctattttcaatACTTTTTTGGTAAGTTGGTATTAAGAATGAAAATGACATTAAATCAGACAAATACCATATATGAAATGAAGcaacaaagaatatcacaaatTTTGCTTAATAGTGAAAAGGGCTACCCATGTTTCTGGATTAAGATACTGTCAAAGTTGAAGGGGTATTAGAGATTTCATAAACCCGGACACTCTTGTCTAGTGTGGCTCAAACAAGAATATGCTTATCAGGTATTTTCTCTATCTTAATTGCCTTCATAATTATTGTTACCATTCGATTTGTCTAATATTATTGAACCGCAAGATGACAGTTCGATGACtgataattgataaaaaaaactcCCTTGTGATAGCATGAAAAGAAGGCAAATAAACCGTTTCGATAATGATTGTTGCCAAATATGCAAATGCCCATGAATCTGCAGTCAAAGCAAAAgctgaaattttcatttttcttcgaGTACGTCTATCCTATATATAACTATACAACTATGCTCTTTTAAGTAACTACTAATCTCTGGCGAATTTAGGGGGTTGGCAAGGTCCTGctccctaaaatgtaaaattgttatCTAGgcctttaagttttttttaaaaaaaaatttaaattaataaaaataaaattacattttgaccctctaaaattataaaaatttaatttaatcctttaaaaattataaatatatagattataaaaaattaaaatttcattcagccCCAAAAAACTGTTCCGGTTTCGCTCATGTCTGTACCATCCATTAGctaatctttcttcttcttttttttttgtttgaaattacagttctaattgaaataattaaatttattaaatttaattttattatttctaaaattttatgcgACAAATATATGGTAAGATGTATAATATCATGCCAATTTATTATTCTCACATAATACTCACAAAAGacgttatttttttaattttatgaatttaacaaatatcGTTTGAgctatgattaaaattttaaaattcgaaaagtatagagactaaacaTAAtcgaattgaaaaaaagaaactaaatctataacttatACATAGTACAAGACTAATAGCAATATTGAAGTTGAATTACGATCATTTGTTACGATGTCTTACCATTTTGTTCTTGTAAAAAAAGGATGAAATATGATCCCAAATCTTGAATAATGTAATTAATTAGAACATGAATTAATTTCTTTATCATGTCACTACCAATCAAGTCATAACATAaggttttttattatattttttctctccctttaaaattaatattagatAAATCCTTGATATTGAATAAGATAAGGTTTTTTATTGTGTTAATTAATGTAATCAATAGAATAATCATATCATTTGTCTTATTAAAGTTTCTCGCCATTGCAGCGTCAATCTCTGTAACCACCTAGATTTATAGCATCTTCAATCACAACTTTGTCGCCTTCATCGTACGGTTCACGTTcaagaacataaaaataaagCACTTCACCAATCAATAGTAGCCGTTGAGATGTAAACCGGTAGTTCACCCCCCAATTTATATCCCCAAATTAGAATATTAAAGTTGGCtaaattttttatgcatttttttatgaaatcgaatggatgattaaattagttacaTCATTAATTTTCAGTCTATCGTGTTgaaattaaattcataaaaattaaaaaaaatatataaaatctaatttaattgattttttaaccaATTTGTAGTTGAATTGAttgtttagattattttaaattgatataatcGATGGATTCTCTATCCATGTGATTTGTCCAGCTTTCAAAACACTAAACTCGAGTAATAGGTACGAAGAAACCCACCCCGGATCCACTGGCACAAATATTTTATAGCTTATAGAAACCCGCTCCTTGGAATTTTACAGATTTTAAGTCCCAGCCAAGGAAAGTCAAGTATCAAATACGATCTACCGCCACCAAGATATCTTgctcaaagaaagaaaaagaaaatcatttgtGAGTGCTTTATTGATTGCCTTGCTTTCCCCTACATTTATGGCGGAAACGTTTCTGTTCAATATTGCAGAAAGGGTTGTCGAGAAAATTGTCGGTCTCACTGTAGACGAAGTTCGCTTGGCGTTTAATGTCAAAACCGATCTGAAAAAGCTGGAGGACACCATGATTAGCATTAAAGCTGTGCTCTTGGATGCCGAGCACAAACAGCATCAAAGTGAAAAGCTGCGCCTCTGTATGCGGAAGCTCAGAGGCATCTTCTACGATGCTGAGAACGTTATTGACGATTTCAAGTGTGAAGCTCTCCGCAAACAGGACGCCGTCAATCATCCCAACATCAACAACTTAAAGGTGCGACTTTTAGGATCCTGTTGTTTGCCTCTTTCattctcttcattttctctttcattCTCTTCAAAAATGAGTCCTAAAATCAAAGACATCAATGGGAGACTAGGAGAACTTGCCACTGAGTGGAACAGCTTTGATCTAAGACAGTGTAGCGACAATCGACATGTTTTTCGCAGAGAGACTATCTCTTTTGTGCATTCTTCTGATGTTATTGGTAGAGATGAGGATAAAGAGAACATAATTAGTATGTTGATGAAACCAAGTGAGGATCAAAATGTCCCTGTCATTCCCATTGTTGGACTTGGGGGTTTGGGAAAAACCACGCTCGCTCAATTAGCATTCAATGATGATCGAGTTACTAGCCTTTTTCCTTTGAGGATATGGATCTGTGTTTCTGAGGAATTTGATCTTTCTAGATTGCTCAAGCTGATTATTCAGTCTGTAAATGCAGAAGTAAGATGTGATGATTTAAAACTTgaagccttgcaagctcgtttgAGAAGCCTTTTGAATTATAAGAAGTTCTTGCTCGTCCTGGATGACGT
This region includes:
- the LOC107932024 gene encoding probable inactive receptor kinase At2g26730, with the protein product MPVVNFVCVFLVSVVMFNSRVSSEPVEDKQALLAFISGIRHADRVKWNSSTSACDWFGVQCDANRSFVYTLRLPGAALIGSILPNTIGRLNRLRVLSLRANRLSGEIPADFSNLTQLRSLYLQGNEFTGPFPPSVTRLTRLTRLDLSSNNFTGPIPLGVNSLTQLTGLFLQNNKFSGSLPSIDSDGLNDFNVSNNNLNGSIPDSLSKFPESSFAGNIGLCGGPLPPCNPFPPSPSPTEPIPPTTSGQSSKSLPTGAIIAIALGSAIVALLLLLFLIICLRKWKRKSPRRQKAIPSTTHASPEEEAGTSSSKDDITGGSTEIERMMNNKLVFFKGGVYSFDLEDLMRASAEMLGKGSTGTSYKVVLAVGTTVAVKRLKDVAVSKREFVMKMGMLGKIMHENVVPLRAFYYSDEEKLLVYDYMHGGSLFALLQGSRNSVRTPLEWDHRIKIALSVARGLAHLHSSQNMIHGNIKSSNILLRPDHEACISEFGLNSLFNTNTPPSRIGGYQAPEVIQTHKVTVKSDVYSFGVLLLELLTGRAPIQPSITEEGFDLPRWVQSVVREEWAAEVFDAELMAYHNIEEEMVQALQIAMVCVSTVPDQRPVMSEVARMIGDMIDRGGTNGGTAAAI
- the LOC107932002 gene encoding putative disease resistance protein RGA3, producing MAETFLFNIAERVVEKIVGLTVDEVRLAFNVKTDLKKLEDTMISIKAVLLDAEHKQHQSEKLRLCMRKLRGIFYDAENVIDDFKCEALRKQDAVNHPNINNLKVRLLGSCCLPLSFSSFSLSFSSKMSPKIKDINGRLGELATEWNSFDLRQCSDNRHVFRRETISFVHSSDVIGRDEDKENIISMLMKPSEDQNVPVIPIVGLGGLGKTTLAQLAFNDDRVTSLFPLRIWICVSEEFDLSRLLKLIIQSVNAEVRCDDLKLEALQARLRSLLNYKKFLLVLDDVWNENKAKWVELRNLLRSTDGFSPSKIIVTTRSLNVASLMSSIPPCMLKGLPLEDCLTLFTKWAFNDGDERHYPNLIRIGEEIVKKCKGVPLAVRTLGSLLFQKTDESDWIYIRESEIWRLEQHENDILPVLKLSYNHLPSHLQRCLLFCPFTKRMRSIIAIELYVFGWQMDSLSIQSKIKSGRMLANDI